One window of Leguminivora glycinivorella isolate SPB_JAAS2020 chromosome 9, LegGlyc_1.1, whole genome shotgun sequence genomic DNA carries:
- the LOC125229437 gene encoding uncharacterized protein LOC125229437 isoform X2 codes for MFRKQRNVLAQVNNYFTDFEPFAASPPGQDDAFFIRYPNTKAMFGANLERDIAKIVKEPTGIKEKDWSKHTKPCQEVLHGIAPINTAANPISPKVLGTDEEFKGENAACGNSVVKVAHQMISLTRAPRGFTVASPTEEVAEAPDASRYNLMARRGSKSLPTTPAHSPPGSPNSRRKNRGNRYFTSPFEPADDASHRSWLTMALLGFKKDLTTSTSTLAEEDAIEARLHGSLAESVQSLGPAPRNRAAAASAAAAAPAPASATAPAPAPSTAAAKPASAFRPRPSELREMNFWSPTSM; via the exons atGTTTAGAAAACAGCGAAATGTGTTGGCTCAAGTCAACAATTACTTTAC AGACTTCGAGCCCTTCGCTGCCTCTCCCCCCGGGCAAGATGACGCCTTCTTCATCCGTTACCCCAACACCAAAGCCATGTTCGGAGCCAACTTGGAGCGCGACATAGCGAAAATCGTCAAAGAACCGACAGGGATCAAAGAAAAGGATTGGTCGAAGCACACCAAACCGTGCCAAGAAGTGCTTCACGGCATCGCGCCAATCAACACAGCTG CGAACCCGATATCGCCGAAGGTGCTGGGCACCGACGAAGAGTTCAAGGGCGAGAACGCAGCGTGCGGCAACTCCGTTGTCAAG GTCGCGCACCAGATGATCTCCTTAACTCGCGCTCCACGTGGCTTCACCGTAGCCTCACCAACAGAAGAAGTAGCAGAAGCACCAGACGCGTCGCGTTACAATCTGATGGCCCGACGCGGCAGCAAGAGCCTGCCCACCACACCAGCCCACTCACCACCCGGCAGCCCCAACTCTAGGCGCAAGAACAGGGGCAACCG tTACTTCACTTCACCGTTCGAGCCAGCGGACGACGCGAGCCACCGCTCCTGGCTGACCATGGCATTGCTGGGCTTCAAGAAAGATCTGACCACTTCCACATCCACGTTGGCTGAGGAGGACGCTATTGAAGCAAGATTGCATG GATCTCTCGCAGAATCAGTGCAGAGTCTCGGTCCGGCGCCGCGCAACAGagccgccgccgcctccgccgccgccgccgcccccgcccccgcctCCGCTACcgcccccgcgcccgcgccgtcCACCGCGGCCGCCAAGCCCGCGTCGGCCTTCCGCCCGCGGCCCTCCGAACTACGGGAGATGAATTTCTGGTCGCCTACTTCTATGTAA
- the LOC125229437 gene encoding uncharacterized protein LOC125229437 isoform X1, which yields MASSDAEIKDGFTLPVWMKTKPTRDFEPFAASPPGQDDAFFIRYPNTKAMFGANLERDIAKIVKEPTGIKEKDWSKHTKPCQEVLHGIAPINTAANPISPKVLGTDEEFKGENAACGNSVVKVAHQMISLTRAPRGFTVASPTEEVAEAPDASRYNLMARRGSKSLPTTPAHSPPGSPNSRRKNRGNRYFTSPFEPADDASHRSWLTMALLGFKKDLTTSTSTLAEEDAIEARLHGSLAESVQSLGPAPRNRAAAASAAAAAPAPASATAPAPAPSTAAAKPASAFRPRPSELREMNFWSPTSM from the exons ATGGCATCGAGTGACGCTGAGATTAAGGATGGATTCACCCTGCCCGTCTGGATGAAAACCAAACCTACTAG AGACTTCGAGCCCTTCGCTGCCTCTCCCCCCGGGCAAGATGACGCCTTCTTCATCCGTTACCCCAACACCAAAGCCATGTTCGGAGCCAACTTGGAGCGCGACATAGCGAAAATCGTCAAAGAACCGACAGGGATCAAAGAAAAGGATTGGTCGAAGCACACCAAACCGTGCCAAGAAGTGCTTCACGGCATCGCGCCAATCAACACAGCTG CGAACCCGATATCGCCGAAGGTGCTGGGCACCGACGAAGAGTTCAAGGGCGAGAACGCAGCGTGCGGCAACTCCGTTGTCAAG GTCGCGCACCAGATGATCTCCTTAACTCGCGCTCCACGTGGCTTCACCGTAGCCTCACCAACAGAAGAAGTAGCAGAAGCACCAGACGCGTCGCGTTACAATCTGATGGCCCGACGCGGCAGCAAGAGCCTGCCCACCACACCAGCCCACTCACCACCCGGCAGCCCCAACTCTAGGCGCAAGAACAGGGGCAACCG tTACTTCACTTCACCGTTCGAGCCAGCGGACGACGCGAGCCACCGCTCCTGGCTGACCATGGCATTGCTGGGCTTCAAGAAAGATCTGACCACTTCCACATCCACGTTGGCTGAGGAGGACGCTATTGAAGCAAGATTGCATG GATCTCTCGCAGAATCAGTGCAGAGTCTCGGTCCGGCGCCGCGCAACAGagccgccgccgcctccgccgccgccgccgcccccgcccccgcctCCGCTACcgcccccgcgcccgcgccgtcCACCGCGGCCGCCAAGCCCGCGTCGGCCTTCCGCCCGCGGCCCTCCGAACTACGGGAGATGAATTTCTGGTCGCCTACTTCTATGTAA